The Colias croceus chromosome 22, ilColCroc2.1 DNA window CTAAATAACGGTGGTCTAACTCGTGACACTTTTAAAGCTAAAATCGAAAGTTCaaaatgaaattgttttaaatacacGAACACTATTTATGGCATCGCTAAGCCCAGGTTCCGTTTCCTTAGCCTAAGCTTAAAAAATCGTTTAAAAAATGCTGCAACATACCTTACCATGTATTTTTACAATTCGTAACTATAAATAGAGTGCGTTTCCGACACAACATCGATATAATAAAGTACAATTATAAACGagtacattaataattaaataacttatGATAATATTCGCGGGATGTACATTGTACAGGTTGTGTTTAGGGCTGCGTGCTCTGTTGTTGGATCTCGATCTTCTCCACCGTCATGTCGGGGTTCATCGCTGTGGCTTCCTGtgataagaataaaaattttaatgatcaaataatttattaaaatagttttgcATTTAAATAAGCTACAAAGGATCAAATGCTAAGAACGTTACAACAAATTTAGTACTGATAGCAAAGTAAACAAGTTTGTGAgtgaaatgaataaatttgcagttacaattaatataaagacGACTGAAACCGAAtcgtagttttttttttcgttgagaaTAAGGGAAATTATCCAACGGTAAAACATCGTCCAAAATCAgtggaataaattatttgatgcTTGTCTAACTCACTGCCAAGTGATGCACTAATTTATCTCTTTATGTACATAGTGAACAAACCTgttgtatgtaaaaatgtattaaacatttataaacaaacaaaaaagtaaaaactgacCTGTATGGCCTCAGCGAGCGCTCGATCGTGATCTATGGGATCACCGTCCGACTGTATGGTGATCTTCTGTTCCACGCGAGTTTCTACCACGCCGTTGCGCTCCGTTTTGTACTGGAAgagattaattttataacaaaattgtaggtacaaatattattttattattagaattcgatatttatttattgtttcataGCATAACGTTTTCACAAGAAGTTTGATTTTTGACACTTTTGTTTGAATGAAATTAGTTACAGAGAAAGGAAATAGGATGAGTTTTATTCCGGATTTCTTTAACTACGCGGGAGAAGCAGCTGGCTAGCTGGTTTCCGATAACGCAAGCAACATATCTTACAATTTAAACATTCTTatctttttacaatattatttaaagaaagaTATTTGTGACTAGCTGTGCTTCGCGGTTTTAACCGCagtgcttcgctcctgttggtcgaatgatatatagcctatagcttaattttttttattacacaacgaattaatttttcaaatcggacccgtagttcctgagattagcgcgttcaaacaaacaaacgaacaaactcttcagctttataaaattagtatagattattccACAATAAAACCAACTCACGGTGATAGTCTCAACGGTGCGTGTCTTCGAGCTGATGGTCTGCGAAGAGACAACCTCCTCACCGCTCAGCTCACTCTCAATGGGCTCTGGAGTACGGGAGGTCACTTGAGGGCCGACCGCTGTTGTACTACTCTGTAATATAAgagaagttatttaaaaaaaggattttaaaagaactcgaaatatttgaaaaaatataagccatgtttattgtttattcgcTTACCACACCCAGAAATCTATCCGACCAAAATCTGTTAAAATTACTCCCCGTACTTTTGTTGCAGAAATTGTTTCGCTCAATAATAAGTTTGAAATCTCTCTAGCAAACTAAATCAGACTATAATCAATCTTTAGTCTTTAATTGTTCGTGCAACGTTTTTGTGTGAAGTACTATCATGATTGTAACTGTGTGTGtaactttaaaaaagtatataaatgtGTTTATACTCACTTTAGTGTTGGCACCTTGCAACATGCTGCCAAACGGTGCGTTTCCAAGCACAGTACTTGTAGTCGTGGTGCGGTATGAACCAGGCTCCTGCGCATTATCAAATACATTGAAAATCATTATTACTACTTGTACACTAGTTTTAGCCCACGGCTTTACTCACGTggtaaaagaaatatatgctAATCCAGACTGAAGATCATATCAAGTTTACCTACCATATTGCTCACTCTTACTCATACCTTGCAGCCCACGATTTTGATTGAGTCATATCAGAATAAAAAATCTATGTGGTGACCCGGTGAACAATATTTCATCAGtcgtttaaataattttatttagggCCGTTTAGCTCTATATATTTGCACAATATTAGCCCCATTGTAAATCTAGATTGACTTAGAAACATAGctaacaacatatttttaactggTGAATAAACTaccacttaaaataaatagagtgTACTTTACAGTCCGCACTAcccaaaaattattaaactaacAATTTATGTAATTCGTTCAATTAGATTagagtattttattatattattacaataaatagttgtatgctatttaaaatatttataatacttaactgaaactttacacaaaaaattaaattaatttaaattatttaagttagAATTATTGTAAACTAACGAAACTATAATAACTATTaacgaaacaaaacaaaaaactattaagttcaacaatttttcaaaaactttgtaaaattcaaaataaactaGTAAACAACGGTAACACAGTAACATTTCTATGCCATGCTAATTCCATGCACATTTTTCTAAATCACATCACGTTTTGTTCATGAATTCCATGCTATCAAAATGCATACTAACACAAGTACAACACCAAACTTTACCTGATTTTGTGAAGAATATcctgtttaatttattaattaaaatattacacaataaataacaattatcaTTTAACACAAAAGaattctaaatatattatatttacagtGAGCTAAAGAATCATCAAATTATACATGAAAATCGTTtctcaaaaactatataaCAGAACAAAATTAACGTACTTATGTATACCTATTTAAAGTTACTACAACAAAATAGCCAAATtactattacaattattaaatataacatgAATCCTGGAggtagtttataaaaatgaatattcataaatgcttgtaaaagtttacatgaataaattagtttttaagtttgaatcccactaatgaaaatgaaaatcaaTACTTTAATACTAAATTAAGTTATGAAATTAGCAAATAGTCGATAACCTGTAACAAAAGCACCATTAAAACTTACCGTAACATAATAATGTCCTTCGCCTTCAAAGTCGATAGGTGTTCCGGAGTCCCCGCTGCTGAGCGACGACTGCGAGCCGTGTCTCGTCAGCTGCGCGGTCGAGCGCGGAATGCGTCATAACGCGTGTGCGCGGTTATTTATATGGGCCCGTGACGTGCGGTGTGATTGCGGGTAGTTTGACGTTATGGGAGGGTAGTTGGAAATTTTGTTTGATAGGGAGAAatagtaaatgaaaaatacagttttaagtTAATGTAATAGGGGGTAGTGGAAAACAGTTTGGATTATAGAATGTGGTTCGAAAATTATGAAGAAACCATTAAATGgttgtttaaaaacaataattaataaatagattaaGTAAACAGCAATTCATTTGAATTGGATATTTGCCAGATGGTGTTTATTTGCCACAATTATGATATGAAAACATTAACAGTTTAAATATTCGCGGATAAGAGTacataataaagaaaacaatttaatgtttgaaaaagtaaaaatttggCATTACAAAAAAGAGGgtagtattaatttttatgtaattcatGGTAAAATGAATAATGTATTCATCGAGATATGCAagtgtaattaaattttaatgtaatattataatgagatGTTTCAAATCAGTTAAACATTTCCAGGTTTTAAACCGTCATTAAATACGGGTTTAATTCACAAATGCGGAGTTCACACCATGCATGTTAAGGGCGGCCATGACGATTTGGAaagaagagaaaaaaaattagaacaTAATCATAAGTGCATTATATGACTGCATTTTCACTATCATTTCaatcaatatattaatttaatatttttatattcataggCAATAATGAACCAGATGTGTTATGAAATATCAAAAGCTCAAAGCTATGCATATCAATCGCATCGCTGTCGTGAAAAGGCTACCATATAAAAGCGTCAACCAAAAAgaacgaaaaaataaaatgataacaaaaaacatgcGGATGGCAATGAATCATTTGCTATAAGTCAAGAATGTTACCTGATCGCCGGTCGTAACCGTGGTTTTAACTTCTTGCGTGACCACGCGTTGTTCCTGCCTCGTGGCGGACGAAGTCAGAGTATGTGCCACTGTCTTTTCCTCCAGTTGTTGTGTTTTCGCCTTCGTGTCGAGATCGTGGTGTGTGGTCGCCATTCGCGTAGTAACAGCCCGCGCAGTCACGTACGGACTCCGCCCCTCCGTCGATTCAATGTTTTCCGCCTAATAATGTTAGACTAGCATGCTTACACTATATACAGAACTAGCTAACATCGAAGTTACTAAAGAAGCGTCAATGCCAcgcgttaaaataaaaattgaacacaaaattaggataaaataaaacagaaacaaagaaaaaaaggtGGCGTCTCGTTTGCCGGTTACTAAGATAAGCAAGAAACGAACCTTATTCGTGTGCGTGGAGAAGGTCACCTCTCCAGTTCCGAGGTTCTCCACCTCTTGCTCCACGTTGTGGGTGACGCCCTCGTCGTTCTTGGTGAGGAGTTGTTTGGTCGTCGTTTTGACGACGACGGGCGGTGTGGGGGTCTTTTTGGATCGCTGTGAAATCGGGATCTTGGAGGATACGGGGGTCGAGGAGGCCACGTAGCCTTGGTGCCGGATGTGCTCGCTGGTCGTGTACTCGGTGAACGTTTTGGGTTCGTCGCCTCGCGCGGGACTCTCGTCCTTACCGAAGGTTGAGAACTTATGCGTGTTGACCGTTTGTATGTCGATATTAGCGGGCAGGTCTTGCGTTTCCTTTTCGATTGTGTAATTGCCGCTCTTGTCTTCGAAGTGCGATGGATCTATTTGCGAGTAGTGCAAAATGAGTTGACCGGTGACGGGATCTCTCACGGCGGTGCTCGGGTCGATATCTCCTGTGTCCGGGTCGATGTCTCCGTATTCCGTTTTAATTCTTCCAGTTACAGGGTCGATCTTGCCAGACAACGTCATAGTTTGTGTGACGGTTGTCCTTGCTCCCTTAAGTCTTGGATCATCAGGATCCACGTCGATCGTTTCACCGGTAATCGGGTCGATAATTTGATATACATATACGGTTTTAGTTGTGATAATTCTTCCGGTTGTTTCATCAATGGTACATTCCTTTGGGTCGATTTCCTTGACTCTTCCTTTTTCATCTTTCTGTGTAATAATGTAGATCTTCACGATTATTAGTTTACCCGTTCTTGAATCGATCTTTCCTAGCTTGGTGTAAATTTCTCCAGTTCCAGGATCGACTTGCGAAGCAGAGTACAAAGGTTCATTATTTTCATCAACATCACCTGTTGCTGTGTAAATCTGGCCATTGACTGGGTCAACTTTAATAAGAGATTTCTCAACATCTGTAGCTCTAGAGATAGTTCCAGTTTTCGGGTCCAAACGACCGTAGATAGAAATGATGTAACCCGTATTAGGATCGATTTGGCCAGCGGTGTACAGAACTTCTCCAGTTTTAGGATCTTTCGGTCCAGCGATCCAAATTTGGTTAGTTTTAGGATCGACTTTGACGTTTTTAGGATCGtttgaaacaatttgttttcCAGAAACGGGATCGATTTTAGTTTGGATTATTCTGAGGCACATTAACCTGCCGATATCCTTGTCTGGTTTACCGGACTTAGGATTGATTTGTCCAGTTCGCAATAAGAATTGACCAGTAACAGGGTCGACTTTAAGTTCTTTGCTTTCGAATTTGCCTGTCTTGGGATCATTGTATGTAACTGTTCCCTTGACCAAATCAATTTGTCCATACTTAGTATTGATGATGTTGTTATCAGGATTGAGTTGACCTGTGCTGCTTTCAATAACCGAGTTCTTAGGTTCAATAACACCTTTCTTAGCATCAACTTTTCCAACGAAAGATGTAACTTCGACAACTGGATCAATATGACTGCCTACAACAAGCAACTGGCCAAGATTTGGATTAACTTTACCAGTCTTTGGATCTACAACACCCTTAATAAAGATCTGGCCATTGTTTTCATCGATGGTAATTGGTTTAGCATCTTGAGAACCTGTTGTATCCGAAACAAACATTACTCCGTTTGATGGGTCGATAACACCATATTTAGTAGAGATATTGCCAGTTTCCGCATCAACTTTTCCTTTTGTATGTTCGACTACTGCCTCTTCGATGTTCACCTTGCCTGTTCTACTGTCAATAGGACCTGTTATAGTAGTAATATCAACAACGGGATCGTCTTGTTTAGCTACACTCAAAATCATACCAAGATTAGGATCAATCTTTCCAGTTTTCGGATCAATAGCACCAGAATTAATGAAGATTTGTCCAGTTTCACTAAGAATTGTACCATCCTTAGTTTGTTTCTGTCCTGCTGTATCAGTTATCACCATACTTCCCTTATTAGAATCGATAACTCCGTATTTGGTTTCAATAAAACCGTTAGGGTCTAGTACTCCTGTAAGATGTTCCACTTCAGCAGTGCAGAAATCAGGTTTCTTTGTTTTCGGATCGACTCTTGTAAATATAACCATTATCTTAACGATCTTCTTCTTAGGTGGTGCAGGCGGAGCGGTAGTAGGTTTGGTAGGAGCAACACCTTGAACCGATGTAATAGGTGTTGCTTTTTGATATTGATTTGTCATAGGAGATGATGTACGCACAGGAGATTGCAACGGGGTTTGTACAGGCGTAGTCGGCGCTTTAACGGGAGTTGGAATTTGTCTTGCTGGGGACACACTAGCTCTTTGTGAAACTGGTGCCGCTTTAGGCAGAACATTCTGCTTATCAACAATCATCAATTGTTGAGCGAATGTCGGATCAACTTTGCCTGTCTTAGGATCAACTACTGATGTCGTTACGATTATAGCTCCCGTCTTGGGATCGATCTCTGCTTGTTTAAGCTCTTGCTTACCAGTTACAGGGTCCTTATACAGGATTTGACCTGACTTCGGATCGATAATACCGAAATCGGTATGTATCTTTCCATCTTCAAGACTGACATAACCCTTAGCAGCGTCTACATTACCAGAGCTAGCGTCCACAGATTTAGTTTTAGGATCGAATTTGCTTGTGATAATCACAAGTCTTATTTCACCCTTTGATGGTGGCTTGGCATGTGACACGACTGGTTTGTTAACAATGCTATACTGTTGTGCCAATAAGGGATCTACTTTACCCGTCTTCGGGTCGACAACATTGCTGGTTAATAGCATATGTCCCGTGGCTGGGTCAATTTGTGCCTTTCTTACTTCTTGTTTACCTGTCTTTGGATCTTTGATTGTAATCTCTCCCGTTGCTGGGTCAATAACACCTAGCTCTGTGCGTATTTTGCCATCTGAGCCAACAGTACCACTGACTGTATCCACTTGTCCCTGAGTGGGATCAATCTTCTTAGTTCTTGGATCGTATTTAGTTGTAATTATAACAAGGTGAATTTCTCGTTCAACTGGCTTAACATCTTTATCAACAATGGTAAATTGTTGCGCAAGAGATGAATCAACTTTTCCTGTCTTGGGATCTACTACACCTGAATTTACGATAAGGTGTCCTGTTTTAGGATCGGCAATAGCATTCTTCACTTCTTGATTGCCAGTTAGTGAATCTACTTGTTCAATCTTACCGGTCTTAGGGTCGATAACACCAAAGTTGCTATGAACTTTACCATCAGCGGCAACGATTCCACGGGATGTTTCTACGTGGCCATTAGGATTATCTAATCTCTTATACTTCGAGTCATATTTGCTAGTAATAACCACCAATTGAACTTCTTTACCAGGTACAGATGCAAACGTGTCTTTAGGCTTATTTACAACTGAGTACTGTTGTCCTAATGTAGGATCGACTAATTTAGTGTTAGGATCAATGACACCGGAAGTGAGGAGCATATTTCCTGTCTTAGGATCAACTGTCGCCTTCTTTGTTTCTTGTTTTCCTGTCACTGGATCAGTTATCGTTATTTGACCAGTCGCCGGGTCGATAACACCAACATCAGTGTAAACTTTATCATCATCTCCAAGTTTACCAGTAACAGTGTCAACGTGTGCGTTGGTAAGGTCAAGTTTCTTAGTCTTAGGATCATATTTAGACGTCACAATAACTAAGTTCATGTATCTCTCTGGCATGCCTTTTGGCGCATCTTTATCTACAACAGTCAATTGCTGTCCTAGAGACGAATCTGATTTACCAGTCTTCGGGTCAATTACACCAGACGTAAGTAAGAAGCTGCCTGTTTTAGCATCGATAGAGGCTTGCTTCGAATCTCTTTTCCCAGTTTTGGGATCTGTGTAATAAATTTTGCCCGAGTTAGGGTCTAATATACCGAAGTTTGTGTGTACTTTACCATCTTTGTCACTTATAATGGCTTGAGATGTTTCGATGAAACCATTAGGATTGTCAAGTTTTTTGGTCTTCGTATCATATTTACCAGTAATAGCAACAACTTGTACTTCCCTTCCAGGTACAACGGCGAATGTGCTGGTAGGTTTATCGACAATGCTATATTGTTGACCTAAAGAGGTGTCTAATTGTCCAGTTCTGGGATCAATAACACCGGATACAAGAAGAATATTACCCGTCTTAGGATCGACTTGAGCTTGTTTAACTTCCTGTTTGCCAGTTTTCGGATCCGTAACTTGTATGTTACCGGTTCTAGGGTCAATGACTCCATATTCGGAGTATATTTTACCATCAGCACCACTGAGCACACCTTTAATTGAATCTACGTGAGCAAATGCTGGGTCGAGTTTCTTACTCTTCAAATCATACTTGCTGGTAATCACGACTAATCTTACTTCTCTATTTGCTTTAGTTGCATCTTTTTCAACAATGCTAAACTGTTGACCCAATGATGAATCGACCTTGCCTGATTTAGGATCCAACACGCCAGTAGTTACGAGCAAGTTGCCGGTCTTTTGATCGACGTATGCCTGCTTGGGATCCTGCTTTCCTGTTTTGGGATCAACAAATTCAATCTTTCCTGATCGTGGATCGATAACACCGTAGTTGGAATTAATAGTGCCATCCGCCGAAACAACAGCTCTTGAAACTTCAACGTGTCCGTGACTTGCATCCAGTTTCTTATGTTTACCATCGTATTTTCCTGTAATAACTACCAGGTCTACTTCCCTGCCCGGTTTAGCACCAACTTTATCATCAGCTTTCTCTACGAAGCAGTATTGTTGAGCCAACGTTGGATCCATCTTTCCAGTCTTGGGGTCAATAACACCAGACGTGAAGAGAATATGACCTGATTTAGAATCAACGTGGCCATTCTTTACTTCTTGTTTACCAGTTGCGGGGTCTGTGTAGTTCACTTGACCCGATTTCGTAttaattgtttctttttctgTCGTTATTTTGCCGTTTGCTTTATTAAGCGTGCCTTTAGTGACCAAAATAGTGCCATTTGCATCGTCAAACTTTTTCGATTTAGGATTGTAGCGACCTGTTATTATAACAACTTGAATTTCGTTATCTGGCTTAGCAATAACTGGAATTACAGCTGCCGCTGGTGTTTCATGATGCGCTCTCTCTGAATCAAGCAAAGCTAAAG harbors:
- the LOC123702003 gene encoding protein 4.1 homolog isoform X1; this translates as MVFDDCWNPACTSLSSGDKDDMPPDAAKRHTMPPQPAPRPTIKDKKPPPGAVKVMPTAPPEKKEEKKLAEQKKPAENGTDTTSDPGVANNIETTPKKSKGGFGLFGKKDKSPKEEKSPREKSPKGKDKSPKEKSPKDKDKKLKDPKAKIAVLDTSNDSSNLDSSVDKSPTKEEKRFTKPYEYTDTEKSPTRKPYIQGAFSYEKEPINDEKQRGMDDSQSPGTRKAGLAFNYAPGEDKKVAESAEKRKTPEDPSKLKTPGIDYVQSAALKEQAKSPKPNVIDPTLALLDSERAHHETPAAAVIPVIAKPDNEIQVVIITGRYNPKSKKFDDANGTILVTKGTLNKANGKITTEKETINTKSGQVNYTDPATGKQEVKNGHVDSKSGHILFTSGVIDPKTGKMDPTLAQQYCFVEKADDKVGAKPGREVDLVVITGKYDGKHKKLDASHGHVEVSRAVVSADGTINSNYGVIDPRSGKIEFVDPKTGKQDPKQAYVDQKTGNLLVTTGVLDPKSGKVDSSLGQQFSIVEKDATKANREVRLVVITSKYDLKSKKLDPAFAHVDSIKGVLSGADGKIYSEYGVIDPRTGNIQVTDPKTGKQEVKQAQVDPKTGNILLVSGVIDPRTGQLDTSLGQQYSIVDKPTSTFAVVPGREVQVVAITGKYDTKTKKLDNPNGFIETSQAIISDKDGKVHTNFGILDPNSGKIYYTDPKTGKRDSKQASIDAKTGSFLLTSGVIDPKTGKSDSSLGQQLTVVDKDAPKGMPERYMNLVIVTSKYDPKTKKLDLTNAHVDTVTGKLGDDDKVYTDVGVIDPATGQITITDPVTGKQETKKATVDPKTGNMLLTSGVIDPNTKLVDPTLGQQYSVVNKPKDTFASVPGKEVQLVVITSKYDSKYKRLDNPNGHVETSRGIVAADGKVHSNFGVIDPKTGKIEQVDSLTGNQEVKNAIADPKTGHLIVNSGVVDPKTGKVDSSLAQQFTIVDKDVKPVEREIHLVIITTKYDPRTKKIDPTQGQVDTVSGTVGSDGKIRTELGVIDPATGEITIKDPKTGKQEVRKAQIDPATGHMLLTSNVVDPKTGKVDPLLAQQYSIVNKPVVSHAKPPSKGEIRLVIITSKFDPKTKSVDASSGNVDAAKGYVSLEDGKIHTDFGIIDPKSGQILYKDPVTGKQELKQAEIDPKTGAIIVTTSVVDPKTGKVDPTFAQQLMIVDKQNVLPKAAPVSQRASVSPARQIPTPVKAPTTPVQTPLQSPVRTSSPMTNQYQKATPITSVQGVAPTKPTTAPPAPPKKKIVKIMVIFTRVDPKTKKPDFCTAEVEHLTGVLDPNGFIETKYGVIDSNKGSMVITDTAGQKQTKDGTILSETGQIFINSGAIDPKTGKIDPNLGMILSVAKQDDPVVDITTITGPIDSRTGKVNIEEAVVEHTKGKVDAETGNISTKYGVIDPSNGVMFVSDTTGSQDAKPITIDENNGQIFIKGVVDPKTGKVNPNLGQLLVVGSHIDPVVEVTSFVGKVDAKKGVIEPKNSVIESSTGQLNPDNNIINTKYGQIDLVKGTVTYNDPKTGKFESKELKVDPVTGQFLLRTGQINPKSGKPDKDIGRLMCLRIIQTKIDPVSGKQIVSNDPKNVKVDPKTNQIWIAGPKDPKTGEVLYTAGQIDPNTGYIISIYGRLDPKTGTISRATDVEKSLIKVDPVNGQIYTATGDVDENNEPLYSASQVDPGTGEIYTKLGKIDSRTGKLIIVKIYIITQKDEKGRVKEIDPKECTIDETTGRIITTKTVYVYQIIDPITGETIDVDPDDPRLKGARTTVTQTMTLSGKIDPVTGRIKTEYGDIDPDTGDIDPSTAVRDPVTGQLILHYSQIDPSHFEDKSGNYTIEKETQDLPANIDIQTVNTHKFSTFGKDESPARGDEPKTFTEYTTSEHIRHQGYVASSTPVSSKIPISQRSKKTPTPPVVVKTTTKQLLTKNDEGVTHNVEQEVENLGTGEVTFSTHTNKAENIESTEGRSPYVTARAVTTRMATTHHDLDTKAKTQQLEEKTVAHTLTSSATRQEQRVVTQEVKTTVTTGDQLTRHGSQSSLSSGDSGTPIDFEGEGHYYVTEPGSYRTTTTSTVLGNAPFGSMLQGANTKSSTTAVGPQVTSRTPEPIESELSGEEVVSSQTISSKTRTVETITYKTERNGVVETRVEQKITIQSDGDPIDHDRALAEAIQEATAMNPDMTVEKIEIQQQSTQP
- the LOC123702003 gene encoding protein 4.1 homolog isoform X2, producing the protein MPEGVAKDGKDAKDGKDDKKPKDKESPKRRGNLARVNVELLDGSVMALDVDRKIRGHELQEKVCAELNLEEKDYFGLLFEDRGDPRAWIDPEKRVSKMIKHEPWYVRFAVKFYPPEPAQLQEELTRYQLVLAVRKDLLDGRLPCSAVTHALLASYLLQSELGDWDGSSAGAAPCAQLRLAPPASCTPDLEEKVLELYKTHRGQTPAEAEANYLENAKKLAMYGVDLHPAKDSENVDITLGVCSSGLLVHRDKLRINRFAWPKILKISYKRHNFYVKLRPGEFEQFESTVGFKLANHRAAKKLWKACVEHHTFFRLTSPVPASRGTLFPRLGSRFRYSGRTHYESRSALPSRPPPAFPRALSSRRLSSRSALALSSGDKDDMPPDAAKRHTMPPQPAPRPTIKDKKPPPGAVKVMPTAPPEKKEEKKLAEQKKPAENGTDTTSDPGVANNIETTPKKSKGGFGLFGKKDKSPKEEKSPREKSPKGKDKSPKEKSPKDKDKKLKDPKAKIAVLDTSNDSSNLDSSVDKSPTKEEKRFTKPYEYTDTEKSPTRKPYIQGAFSYEKEPINDEKQRGMDDSQSPGTRKAGLAFNYAPGEDKKVAESAEKRKTPEDPSKLKTPGIDYVQSAALKEQAKSPKPNVIDPTLALLDSERAHHETPAAAVIPVIAKPDNEIQVVIITGRYNPKSKKFDDANGTILVTKGTLNKANGKITTEKETINTKSGQVNYTDPATGKQEVKNGHVDSKSGHILFTSGVIDPKTGKMDPTLAQQYCFVEKADDKVGAKPGREVDLVVITGKYDGKHKKLDASHGHVEVSRAVVSADGTINSNYGVIDPRSGKIEFVDPKTGKQDPKQAYVDQKTGNLLVTTGVLDPKSGKVDSSLGQQFSIVEKDATKANREVRLVVITSKYDLKSKKLDPAFAHVDSIKGVLSGADGKIYSEYGVIDPRTGNIQVTDPKTGKQEVKQAQVDPKTGNILLVSGVIDPRTGQLDTSLGQQYSIVDKPTSTFAVVPGREVQVVAITGKYDTKTKKLDNPNGFIETSQAIISDKDGKVHTNFGILDPNSGKIYYTDPKTGKRDSKQASIDAKTGSFLLTSGVIDPKTGKSDSSLGQQLTVVDKDAPKGMPERYMNLVIVTSKYDPKTKKLDLTNAHVDTVTGKLGDDDKVYTDVGVIDPATGQITITDPVTGKQETKKATVDPKTGNMLLTSGVIDPNTKLVDPTLGQQYSVVNKPKDTFASVPGKEVQLVVITSKYDSKYKRLDNPNGHVETSRGIVAADGKVHSNFGVIDPKTGKIEQVDSLTGNQEVKNAIADPKTGHLIVNSGVVDPKTGKVDSSLAQQFTIVDKDVKPVEREIHLVIITTKYDPRTKKIDPTQGQVDTVSGTVGSDGKIRTELGVIDPATGEITIKDPKTGKQEVRKAQIDPATGHMLLTSNVVDPKTGKVDPLLAQQYSIVNKPVVSHAKPPSKGEIRLVIITSKFDPKTKSVDASSGNVDAAKGYVSLEDGKIHTDFGIIDPKSGQILYKDPVTGKQELKQAEIDPKTGAIIVTTSVVDPKTGKVDPTFAQQLMIVDKQNVLPKAAPVSQRASVSPARQIPTPVKAPTTPVQTPLQSPVRTSSPMTNQYQKATPITSVQGVAPTKPTTAPPAPPKKKIVKIMVIFTRVDPKTKKPDFCTAEVEHLTGVLDPNGFIETKYGVIDSNKGSMVITDTAGQKQTKDGTILSETGQIFINSGAIDPKTGKIDPNLGMILSVAKQDDPVVDITTITGPIDSRTGKVNIEEAVVEHTKGKVDAETGNISTKYGVIDPSNGVMFVSDTTGSQDAKPITIDENNGQIFIKGVVDPKTGKVNPNLGQLLVVGSHIDPVVEVTSFVGKVDAKKGVIEPKNSVIESSTGQLNPDNNIINTKYGQIDLVKGTVTYNDPKTGKFESKELKVDPVTGQFLLRTGQINPKSGKPDKDIGRLMCLRIIQTKIDPVSGKQIVSNDPKNVKVDPKTNQIWIAGPKDPKTGEVLYTAGQIDPNTGYIISIYGRLDPKTGTISRATDVEKSLIKVDPVNGQIYTATGDVDENNEPLYSASQVDPGTGEIYTKLGKIDSRTGKLIIVKIYIITQKDEKGRVKEIDPKECTIDETTGRIITTKTVYVYQIIDPITGETIDVDPDDPRLKGARTTVTQTMTLSGKIDPVTGRIKTEYGDIDPDTGDIDPSTAVRDPVTGQLILHYSQIDPSHFEDKSGNYTIEKETQDLPANIDIQTVNTHKFSTFGKDESPARGDEPKTFTEYTTSEHIRHQGYVASSTPVSSKIPISQRSKKTPTPPVVVKTTTKQLLTKNDEGVTHNVEQEVENLGTGEVTFSTHTNKAENIESTEGRSPYVTARAVTTRMATTHHDLDTKAKTQQLEEKTVAHTLTSSATRQEQRVVTQEVKTTVTTGDQLTRHGSQSSLSSGDSGTPIDFEGEGHYYVTEPGSYRTTTTSTVLGNAPFGSMLQGANTKSSTTAVGPQVTSRTPEPIESELSGEEVVSSQTISSKTRTVETITYKTERNGVVETRVEQKITIQSDGDPIDHDRALAEAIQEATAMNPDMTVEKIEIQQQSTQP